A region of the Armigeres subalbatus isolate Guangzhou_Male unplaced genomic scaffold, GZ_Asu_2 Contig433, whole genome shotgun sequence genome:
CCTTTTCGATCTCTTTCTGATTGAGCATTTGTGTCTTCTGATTGAGATGAGTTTGCAGATCCCTCACCCTTTCCTCCAATGTTCGATTACGACGATTCAGATCGTCAATCGAGCTCTCGTAGATAACAATTTTATTCTCCATAGCTTTAATCTTCTGCCGGTTCTGGCTCAGTACTCCTTTGATTGATGCATTTTCCGCTTTGAGTGCAACATTCTCTTTTtcgattttcaacaaattcattcgaaatcgaTCCTGACGGGCATCATAATCATCGCATAACGACCGGCGTTTCGCGATTCTCATTTCCAATAATTTGATCAATTCTTTTGTAATCTCCTGCGCCTCTGGACCATTCATCTTTAGCTCTGGGAAGTTAGGACCAAGGCTGTAAACTAACCCCAGATCCACATCAATTTTTCCACCCTCGTGGTGTCGCTTCTCGATGTCGTTCATTGCCATCTTGAAGAGTTGGTTAGCCTTACGACGCCCAGGGGTCAAACCCATGTCAACCTTAACTGGCGTTGGCCTTGTAATCTGGACGTCCTGCGTCATTTCTGCAAACTTCATAACCTGAGCAGTCTCATCATAATCTTCTGCTCTTGGATTGACGCAGACAATCATTCGAACTTGTCCTTCACCGTCGAAATAGTTCTTGAACAGATGGGTTATCTTCGAGTCTCTGTAGGGTACCTTCTTTGAACTCCCCGTCATCTGGTTTTCCCTCAAAATCTCCAAACAGGTCCGCAGGGTCATCAAACTGTTATTAATATTGCCTGCCTCGCGCAATCGTTGCCCTGTGTTTCCTGTTCGACTGGTTCTCTCACTTCCGGCCAGGTCCACTAACGATAGCTGACTGATCGTGACCGCGTTCCTATCCTGAACCGCATGCTCTCCGTGTTTATCGATGGGAGCCTGTACCAAACGAATGGTGAACACCGAGTGCGATCTGCTCGACTCGGCGTTAAGAATCGTGTGACCCACGCGTTTCCGCTTCTGGCCGAATTGAAAAACCTCTAGCGCTTCATCCATCGTTTTTACCTCCACTTCCGTTACACCGTGAACGAACATATTCCGACATGCATCCTCCCGAACCATTTTACTCTGCAGCGTCCTAAAACAGGCCAAAacggataattttttttttattctaataaCAAACGAATCCGAGAGTTATTTCTATTTTGTAATATAACTCAATtgagaacttttgaaaatatataattttttatacctaaggatttttttttaaaattttcgtgTCATAGGCCATTGTTCTACTGTTAGAATTGTGTACTCACTTCTGGATGGTCGTCTCTTCCAGCAGATCGTAAACGCTATTATTGTAGACCTCCACGTAGGTAATGAACACCGAGTAGATGTTGTCCTCGTCAATTCCGTTCAGTTCGGATGGCTCCACTGACGCTTTAGAAGCAATCTCCGGATCAATATCCTTATTGCGCTTCGCCTTGTTCAGCTTCGAGTGCATTTCTGCCTGCCGTTCCAGCATAGCATCCGCCTCGGATAATATATCGAACCCATTTAACCGGTCCGGTTTGAATACGAATTTCTTTGCCTGGAAATCGGCAATCGTTCGGAACAATGCGTCCAAGCACCGCGGCATGATGCCTCTGTGGTTGATATCGCCGGTCATCGTGTAGGTCTTTCCGCTTCCAGTGACTCCGTAAGTGAACAGCAACCCATTCCTGCCGCGGACAAGTCCCTCCACCAGGGGCTGTGCCACTGACGAGTAAACTTCGTGCTGCGAGGAGGACGCTTCGTAGACATGCTTGAAGATGTACTGCGTTTCCTTCAGGGCCGTTATTTTGTAGTTGATGGCAATCTCAGGCGGAGTCAAAACGACCGTATTGTGAGCGGTGACCCGCAAACAGGACAGATCGGATTCGCATGGCAATGGACGGACGCGGCAGTACACATGCACTGGATCGCTTTGCAAGTTGTTGCCAGAATTTCCACGACTTTGAAGGGGCGTAATCTTCGGCAGGACTTTGATGGGAGTTTTCTGGCGCCTGGAAACAAAATCGGTGTATTTAGATGAGAATCTGTGAATTTCATATTGCTTACTTACATCGTCTTCATTTTCGAAGCAGTGATATTTCGTCAGTATCAAATAGAAgtttttcattaatttctcacttGAATCGATGCTTTACTGGCGAAAATTAACTATTTTTCTACAGTTGAAATAAGAAAAACCGTTCGGCATTTGGCTGTGGCAAAAGTTCGTTACAGGAAACAACAACAGCAAAAGCAACGAAATGCGCGGAAGACACGCAAAGCGAGAACGC
Encoded here:
- the LOC134204167 gene encoding kinesin-like protein KIF23, with amino-acid sequence MKTMRQKTPIKVLPKITPLQSRGNSGNNLQSDPVHVYCRVRPLPCESDLSCLRVTAHNTVVLTPPEIAINYKITALKETQYIFKHVYEASSSQHEVYSSVAQPLVEGLVRGRNGLLFTYGVTGSGKTYTMTGDINHRGIMPRCLDALFRTIADFQAKKFVFKPDRLNGFDILSEADAMLERQAEMHSKLNKAKRNKDIDPEIASKASVEPSELNGIDEDNIYSVFITYVEVYNNSVYDLLEETTIQKTLQSKMVREDACRNMFVHGVTEVEVKTMDEALEVFQFGQKRKRVGHTILNAESSRSHSVFTIRLVQAPIDKHGEHAVQDRNAVTISQLSLVDLAGSERTSRTGNTGQRLREAGNINNSLMTLRTCLEILRENQMTGSSKKVPYRDSKITHLFKNYFDGEGQVRMIVCVNPRAEDYDETAQVMKFAEMTQDVQITRPTPVKVDMGLTPGRRKANQLFKMAMNDIEKRHHEGGKIDVDLGLVYSLGPNFPELKMNGPEAQEITKELIKLLEMRIAKRRSLCDDYDARQDRFRMNLLKIEKENVALKAENASIKGVLSQNRQKIKAMENKIVIYESSIDDLNRRNRTLEERVRDLQTHLNQKTQMLNQKEIE